The stretch of DNA CCAGTGAAACTGTGGTGAGGGCTGTTACTGTCGGCGGGGGTATTCGACGGGTGACTGAGCGGGTAGTCAGTGAAACAGGTTCATCCGCTCAGGACTCAACCCTGGCGGCGCAGACGCATGTTGTCGTGCGAGGTGACACCTTGTATTCGATTGCCTGGAATTATGATCTGGACGTCCGCACGCTGGCGTTGATAAATCAGCTAAATCCGCCGTACACAATTTTCCCGGGTCAACGTCTGCGCGTAAGCGCCGATGATGTGGCCAGTTCTACACTCAGCCAGATGCCATCGATTCCTGCTTCACCCGCCGGCGAGGAGAACATAAGCAGAGCGGGCAATCGACCCCAGTCGGCGATAGATGCCAGACGCACTGGCAGCGTTAATACCCGACAGGTTGACGGTGTTACCTGGCAATGGCCTGCTGATGGTCGCTTGCTTGCTACCTTCACCGCGAATGGAGCGAGTCGAGGGCTTGATATCGCAGGCATGCGCGGAGATCCCGTATATGCGGCTGCTGATGGCGATGTGGTTTATGCGGGGCAGGGGATTCAGGGTGCCGGCAATCTGATTATTCTTCGCCACAGCGCACGCTTTCTCAGTGCCTATATGCACAATAGCCTGATGCTGGTTCAGGAAGGTGATCGCATCCGAGCCGGTGACAAAATTGCAGAATTCGGCACGGGTCCCACCGGTCGTGACATGCTGCACTTTGAGGTCCGGGTTGATGGCAAGCCCGCTGATCCGGTGCAGTTTTTGCCTGCAAGGTAAGTAATATTGGCATTGTGACATGGCTCACAATTCGCTAAACCGGTAGTTGATTCATTTCTTCGGTGTGTTAGCGTAACGATCGTTCGTTTAAAAACACACACAAGGAATGGTTGTTGATATGGATTATTCGATCGCGGCATTGGATGCCGAAACCAGCTATATTCGTGATATTTCCCGCTTTCGTGTTCTCAAATTTGATGACGAAGTAAACCTGGCCAGAGCCTCGCGTCAGGGCTGTGAGCATGGTCGGCAGGCGATGATCCGGCATAATTTGCGATTGGTTGTCAGCATGGCGCGCCGTTACCGCAATCGCGGTCTGGCATTGATGGATCTGGTCGAAGAGGGCAATCTTGGATTGATAACAGCCGTTGATAAATACGACCCCGAGCGGGGTTATCGTTTTTCTACTTATGCGACCTGGTGGATACGTCAAAATATTGAACGGGCAATCATGAATCATGCGCGCAATGTCCGGCTGCCGGTTCACGTCATCAAGAATATCAGTCAGTGTCGACGACAGCAGCAGAAGCTGTATGCAGAGCTGGGACGTGAGCCGAGCAGAACCGAGCTGGCGGAATACGTCAATATGCCGCTGGCGACTCTGGATGCTTTGCTGGATTGCCACGAGTCCAGTCAGGATGCAGCAATGATTGTTCCTGAGCCTGACGAGCTGTGTGCTCGCGAGTATCTCGACAGAATCTCACCTGTAGATCCGGCGGAACACATCTACGCGGAGTCACGAGACCGGACGTTGAAGAGATGGGTATCAGCACTCAACAAAAGACAGCGCGCTGTGATAGAACGCCGTTATGGCCTGAATGGACACAAGGCTGACACGCTGGAAAATGTTGGTCTCGAGATCTGCCTGACGCGAGAACGTGTCAGGCAGTTGCAAATCGAGGGATTGAGACGCCTCAGACGAATGGCGAACGCCGAGGGGTGTGATCTGGATTCATTCCTGTAGTCGATGTTCTGAGCTATCAGCCCTTGACCAGGTGCTCGATTTTGCCAGGCACGCCGTTCCATTTTTCGGCATCGTCCATTGGCGGTTTCATCTGGGTAATGTTGGGCCATTTTTCGGCAAGTTCAGCATTCAGATCCAGGAACTGTTTCTGATCATCAGGTAGTTCATCTTCGGCAAAGATGGCATCCACAGGACATTCTGGTTCACAAAGAGCGCAATCGATGCACTCATCCGGATGTATTACCAGAAAATTGGGTCCCTCATAAAAGCAGTCAACCGGGCAGACTTCCACACAATCAGTGTGTTTACAGTTGATACAATTTTCACCGACTACAAATGTCATGTTGTGTTCCAGTCCTGTATTAGCGATGCGTCTTGAAAACGAAGCGGCATTATAAGGTACCTTGCTGCTATCGGCAAAGACCTCAGGTGTTTTGACTGCCAAGCCTCAGGAGCAGCTCTGTTTGAGTTGATATAGCAGATCCATGGCCTGGCGAGGTGTCAGAGCGTCAGGATCGAGCTCTCTCAGCCTGTCAACTACTGGATGATCCGGTGATACAAACAGATCATCCTGTATGGGACCCTGGCACGACAGCGCAGGTTTGCCGGCCAGCTTTTCGAGAGCCAGTAATTTTTGGCGTGCCTGCTGGATGACATCCGGCGGTATGCCTGCCAGTTGGGCAACC from Pseudohongiella spirulinae encodes:
- the fdxA gene encoding ferredoxin FdxA gives rise to the protein MTFVVGENCINCKHTDCVEVCPVDCFYEGPNFLVIHPDECIDCALCEPECPVDAIFAEDELPDDQKQFLDLNAELAEKWPNITQMKPPMDDAEKWNGVPGKIEHLVKG
- a CDS encoding peptidoglycan DD-metalloendopeptidase family protein, translated to MKKMPLLFMSFLLVLGCASSYEAPIDDRSDQLVRERAVIIESGQSIESTARRTPASVTSSSGAGQDTVGSSETVVRAVTVGGGIRRVTERVVSETGSSAQDSTLAAQTHVVVRGDTLYSIAWNYDLDVRTLALINQLNPPYTIFPGQRLRVSADDVASSTLSQMPSIPASPAGEENISRAGNRPQSAIDARRTGSVNTRQVDGVTWQWPADGRLLATFTANGASRGLDIAGMRGDPVYAAADGDVVYAGQGIQGAGNLIILRHSARFLSAYMHNSLMLVQEGDRIRAGDKIAEFGTGPTGRDMLHFEVRVDGKPADPVQFLPAR
- a CDS encoding sigma-70 family RNA polymerase sigma factor, with product MDYSIAALDAETSYIRDISRFRVLKFDDEVNLARASRQGCEHGRQAMIRHNLRLVVSMARRYRNRGLALMDLVEEGNLGLITAVDKYDPERGYRFSTYATWWIRQNIERAIMNHARNVRLPVHVIKNISQCRRQQQKLYAELGREPSRTELAEYVNMPLATLDALLDCHESSQDAAMIVPEPDELCAREYLDRISPVDPAEHIYAESRDRTLKRWVSALNKRQRAVIERRYGLNGHKADTLENVGLEICLTRERVRQLQIEGLRRLRRMANAEGCDLDSFL